The following coding sequences lie in one Desmodus rotundus isolate HL8 chromosome 1, HLdesRot8A.1, whole genome shotgun sequence genomic window:
- the IZUMO3 gene encoding izumo sperm-egg fusion protein 3, producing the protein MGDLWLFLLLPLSLAAFHGVKGCLECDPKFKEDIKSLLEKLVPSEVPGRTQLLEWQIKEMINLSMKVSHGNKMLRVLAVQKVVSLKTWLKNELYKVGNKTWKGVFILQGKLLDVRQNLESKLKEILKHFSELACSEDCIVTEGPILDCWSCLHITTQCFKGEYCGEEDPRKSENREIALFLILIAEAVILGTAVLLFHICVTHQKKMKTIRRSLEKYSEKKLEKLMRMRDEENEDFGI; encoded by the exons ATGGGAGACCTATGGTtgttcctgctcctgcccctgtccctggcAGCCTTCCATGGAGTCAAAGGCTGCTTAGAATGTGACCCCAAATTTAAAGAGGATATTAAGTCATTGTTGGAAAAGCTGGTACCCTCAGAAGTCCCTGGCCGAACTCAACTGCTTGAATGGCAGATTAAAGAGATGATCAATTTAAGCATGAAGGTCTCCCACGGGAACAAGATGCTTCGGGTGTTGG CTGTTCAAAAGGTTGTCAGTTTGAAAACATGGCTGAAGAATGAACTTTATAAAGTGGGCAATAAAACATGGAAAG GTGTCTTTATCCTTCAAGGCAAGCTTCTCGATGTCCGCCAAAACCTGGAATCCAAactgaaagaaatattaaagcaCTTCTCTGAACTTG CTTGTTCTGAAGATTGCA TCGTGACTGAAGGTCCTATCCTGGATTGTTGGAGCTGTCTTCATATCACCACCCAGTGCTTCAAAGGAGAGTATTGTGGAG aaGAGGATCCAAGGAAGTCTGAGAATCGAGAAATTGCATTATTTCTGATATTGATAGCAGAGGCTGTAATATTGGGCACTGCTGTGTTACT ATTCCATATTTGTGTAACTcatcagaagaaaatgaagacaatacgAAGGTCATTAGAGAAATACTCAGAgaagaaacttgaaaaattaatgaGGATGAGAGATGAGGAGAATGAAGACTTTGGaatctga